In the Balaenoptera acutorostrata chromosome 7, mBalAcu1.1, whole genome shotgun sequence genome, one interval contains:
- the HNRNPA2B1 gene encoding heterogeneous nuclear ribonucleoproteins A2/B1 isoform X2, with amino-acid sequence MEREKEQFRKLFIGGLSFETTEESLRNYYEQWGKLTDCVVMRDPASKRSRGFGFVTFSSMAEVDAAMAARPHSIDGRVVEPKRAVAREESGKPGAHVTVKKLFVGGIKEDTEEHHLRDYFEEYGKIDTIEIITDRQSGKKRGFGFVTFDDHDPVDKIVLQKYHTINGHNAEVRKALSRQEMQEVQSSRSGRGGNFGFGDSRGGGGNFGPGPGSNFRGGSDGYGSGRGFGDGYNGYGGGPGGGNFGGSPGYGGGRGGYGGGGPGYGNQGGGYGGGYDNYGGGNYGSGNYNDFGNYNQQPSNYGPMKSGNFGGSRNMGGPYGGGNYGPGGSGGSGGYGGRSRY; translated from the exons ATGGAG agagaaaaggaacaaTTCCGTAAACTCTTTATTGGTGGCTTGAGCTTTGAAACTACAGAAGAAAGTTTGAGGAACTACTACGAGCAATGGGGAAAACTTACAGATTGTGTG GTAATGAGGGATCCTGCAAGCAAAAGATCAAGAGGATTTGGTTTTGTAACTTTTTCATCCATGGCTGAGGTTGATGCTGCCATGGCTGCAAGACCTCATTCAATTGATGGGAGAGTGGTTGAGCCAAAACGTGCTGTTGCAAGAGAG gaatCTGGAAAGCCAGGGGCTCATGTAACTGTGAAGAAGCTGTTTGTAGGTGGAATTAAAGAAGATACTGAGGAACATCATCTTAGAGATTACTTTGAGGAATATGGAAAAATTGATACCATTGAGATAATTACCGATAGGCAGTCTGGAAAGAAAAGAGGCTTTGGGTTTGTTACTTTTGATGACCATGATCCTGTGGATAAGATTGTGT TGCAGAAATACCATACTATCAATGGTCATAATGCAGAAGTAAGGAAGGCTTTATCTAGACAAGAAATGCAAGAAGTCCAAAGTTCTAGAAGTGGAAGAGGAG GCAACTTTGGTTTTGGAGATTCTCGTGGAGGTGGTGGAAATTTTGGACCAGGACCAGGAAGTAACTTCAGAGGAGGATCTG ATGGATATGGAAGTGGTCGTGGATTTGGGGATGGCTATAATGGGTATGGAGGAGGACCTGGAG GTGGCAATTTTGGAGGTAGCCCTGGttatggaggaggaagaggaggatatGGTGGTGGAGGACCTGGATATGGCAACCAGGGTGGGGGCTACGGAGGTGGTTATGACAACTATGGAGGAG GAAATTATGGAAGTGGAAATTATAATGATTTTGGAAATTATAACCAGCAACCTTCTAACTACGGTCCAATGAAGAGTGGAAACTTTGGTGGTAGCAGAAACATGGGGGGACCATATGGTGGAG GAAACTATGGTCCAGGAGGCAGTGGAGGAAGTGGGGGTTATGGAGGGAGAAGCCGATATTGA
- the HNRNPA2B1 gene encoding heterogeneous nuclear ribonucleoproteins A2/B1 isoform X1 has product MEKTLETVPLERKKREKEQFRKLFIGGLSFETTEESLRNYYEQWGKLTDCVVMRDPASKRSRGFGFVTFSSMAEVDAAMAARPHSIDGRVVEPKRAVAREESGKPGAHVTVKKLFVGGIKEDTEEHHLRDYFEEYGKIDTIEIITDRQSGKKRGFGFVTFDDHDPVDKIVLQKYHTINGHNAEVRKALSRQEMQEVQSSRSGRGGNFGFGDSRGGGGNFGPGPGSNFRGGSDGYGSGRGFGDGYNGYGGGPGGGNFGGSPGYGGGRGGYGGGGPGYGNQGGGYGGGYDNYGGGNYGSGNYNDFGNYNQQPSNYGPMKSGNFGGSRNMGGPYGGGNYGPGGSGGSGGYGGRSRY; this is encoded by the exons ATGGAG aAAACTTTAGAAACTGTTCCTTTGGAGAGGAAAAAG agagaaaaggaacaaTTCCGTAAACTCTTTATTGGTGGCTTGAGCTTTGAAACTACAGAAGAAAGTTTGAGGAACTACTACGAGCAATGGGGAAAACTTACAGATTGTGTG GTAATGAGGGATCCTGCAAGCAAAAGATCAAGAGGATTTGGTTTTGTAACTTTTTCATCCATGGCTGAGGTTGATGCTGCCATGGCTGCAAGACCTCATTCAATTGATGGGAGAGTGGTTGAGCCAAAACGTGCTGTTGCAAGAGAG gaatCTGGAAAGCCAGGGGCTCATGTAACTGTGAAGAAGCTGTTTGTAGGTGGAATTAAAGAAGATACTGAGGAACATCATCTTAGAGATTACTTTGAGGAATATGGAAAAATTGATACCATTGAGATAATTACCGATAGGCAGTCTGGAAAGAAAAGAGGCTTTGGGTTTGTTACTTTTGATGACCATGATCCTGTGGATAAGATTGTGT TGCAGAAATACCATACTATCAATGGTCATAATGCAGAAGTAAGGAAGGCTTTATCTAGACAAGAAATGCAAGAAGTCCAAAGTTCTAGAAGTGGAAGAGGAG GCAACTTTGGTTTTGGAGATTCTCGTGGAGGTGGTGGAAATTTTGGACCAGGACCAGGAAGTAACTTCAGAGGAGGATCTG ATGGATATGGAAGTGGTCGTGGATTTGGGGATGGCTATAATGGGTATGGAGGAGGACCTGGAG GTGGCAATTTTGGAGGTAGCCCTGGttatggaggaggaagaggaggatatGGTGGTGGAGGACCTGGATATGGCAACCAGGGTGGGGGCTACGGAGGTGGTTATGACAACTATGGAGGAG GAAATTATGGAAGTGGAAATTATAATGATTTTGGAAATTATAACCAGCAACCTTCTAACTACGGTCCAATGAAGAGTGGAAACTTTGGTGGTAGCAGAAACATGGGGGGACCATATGGTGGAG GAAACTATGGTCCAGGAGGCAGTGGAGGAAGTGGGGGTTATGGAGGGAGAAGCCGATATTGA
- the HNRNPA2B1 gene encoding heterogeneous nuclear ribonucleoproteins A2/B1 isoform X3 has protein sequence MEKTLETVPLERKKREKEQFRKLFIGGLSFETTEESLRNYYEQWGKLTDCVVMRDPASKRSRGFGFVTFSSMAEVDAAMAARPHSIDGRVVEPKRAVAREESGKPGAHVTVKKLFVGGIKEDTEEHHLRDYFEEYGKIDTIEIITDRQSGKKRGFGFVTFDDHDPVDKIVLQKYHTINGHNAEVRKALSRQEMQEVQSSRSGRGGNFGFGDSRGGGGNFGPGPGSNFRGGSDGYGSGRGFGDGYNGYGGGPGGNYGSGNYNDFGNYNQQPSNYGPMKSGNFGGSRNMGGPYGGGNYGPGGSGGSGGYGGRSRY, from the exons ATGGAG aAAACTTTAGAAACTGTTCCTTTGGAGAGGAAAAAG agagaaaaggaacaaTTCCGTAAACTCTTTATTGGTGGCTTGAGCTTTGAAACTACAGAAGAAAGTTTGAGGAACTACTACGAGCAATGGGGAAAACTTACAGATTGTGTG GTAATGAGGGATCCTGCAAGCAAAAGATCAAGAGGATTTGGTTTTGTAACTTTTTCATCCATGGCTGAGGTTGATGCTGCCATGGCTGCAAGACCTCATTCAATTGATGGGAGAGTGGTTGAGCCAAAACGTGCTGTTGCAAGAGAG gaatCTGGAAAGCCAGGGGCTCATGTAACTGTGAAGAAGCTGTTTGTAGGTGGAATTAAAGAAGATACTGAGGAACATCATCTTAGAGATTACTTTGAGGAATATGGAAAAATTGATACCATTGAGATAATTACCGATAGGCAGTCTGGAAAGAAAAGAGGCTTTGGGTTTGTTACTTTTGATGACCATGATCCTGTGGATAAGATTGTGT TGCAGAAATACCATACTATCAATGGTCATAATGCAGAAGTAAGGAAGGCTTTATCTAGACAAGAAATGCAAGAAGTCCAAAGTTCTAGAAGTGGAAGAGGAG GCAACTTTGGTTTTGGAGATTCTCGTGGAGGTGGTGGAAATTTTGGACCAGGACCAGGAAGTAACTTCAGAGGAGGATCTG ATGGATATGGAAGTGGTCGTGGATTTGGGGATGGCTATAATGGGTATGGAGGAGGACCTGGAG GAAATTATGGAAGTGGAAATTATAATGATTTTGGAAATTATAACCAGCAACCTTCTAACTACGGTCCAATGAAGAGTGGAAACTTTGGTGGTAGCAGAAACATGGGGGGACCATATGGTGGAG GAAACTATGGTCCAGGAGGCAGTGGAGGAAGTGGGGGTTATGGAGGGAGAAGCCGATATTGA